One genomic segment of Chitinophaga sancti includes these proteins:
- a CDS encoding acyl-CoA thioesterase, protein MNFYTRKWVKPEDLNAHGSLFGGSLLSWIDEEAAIYAIIQLGTNRCVTKYMSEINFISSAKQGDILELGIKAVHFGHTSLTLTCEARNKITKKSILTIDKMVFVSVDENGKPLAHGKTEITYTDERLRE, encoded by the coding sequence ATGAATTTTTATACTAGAAAATGGGTAAAACCGGAGGATTTAAATGCTCACGGTTCTTTGTTCGGCGGTAGTTTATTATCCTGGATCGATGAAGAGGCCGCCATATACGCCATCATCCAGTTAGGTACTAACCGTTGTGTGACTAAGTACATGTCTGAGATCAATTTCATCAGCTCCGCCAAGCAGGGGGATATACTGGAATTAGGTATCAAGGCTGTTCACTTTGGTCACACCTCTCTGACCCTTACCTGCGAAGCCCGCAACAAAATTACCAAGAAGAGCATACTGACCATCGATAAGATGGTATTTGTGAGTGTAGATGAAAATGGTAAACCACTGGCACACGGCAAGACAGAGATTACCTATACCGACGAGCGCCTGCGCGAATAA
- a CDS encoding class III extradiol ring-cleavage dioxygenase, whose product MAALLPFLPYSSQIEKALNLPGMFQPTEKMPVFFVGHGDPENAFRDNPFTQALAKMGKELPRKPTAIMVISAHYLTAEESYLKVPGHFNCPYYSVYGATAFKDKVPQVTVDESTDMDHGAFSVLRHMAPEMDVPVMELSIPMAQRLDYHWKLAQYLKPLREKGVLIIGSGNIVHNLEKGFFKAKPYSWAIEFDEWVKKRIDERDFGSLFYYNNLGKIALKAVPTTDHYIPMLYAIAMADKHEKIQYTYEEVFSAFSMRCFRVG is encoded by the coding sequence ATGGCAGCATTGCTGCCATTTTTGCCTTACTCTTCACAAATAGAAAAGGCGCTGAACCTGCCAGGTATGTTCCAGCCAACGGAGAAAATGCCTGTATTTTTTGTAGGACATGGCGATCCGGAAAATGCTTTCCGGGATAATCCTTTTACGCAGGCCCTCGCAAAAATGGGGAAAGAATTACCCCGCAAACCCACTGCCATCATGGTCATTTCGGCACATTATCTCACCGCCGAAGAATCTTACCTGAAAGTACCCGGACATTTCAATTGCCCTTATTACAGCGTATACGGCGCCACCGCCTTTAAAGATAAGGTGCCACAGGTAACCGTAGACGAAAGTACGGATATGGACCACGGTGCATTTTCAGTATTGCGACACATGGCACCAGAGATGGATGTACCGGTGATGGAGCTAAGTATTCCCATGGCTCAGCGACTGGATTACCACTGGAAACTGGCGCAGTACCTGAAACCGCTGCGGGAAAAAGGGGTACTGATCATTGGGAGTGGCAACATTGTGCATAACCTTGAAAAGGGGTTTTTCAAAGCAAAACCTTATTCATGGGCGATTGAGTTCGATGAATGGGTGAAAAAGCGAATTGACGAGCGGGATTTCGGTAGTTTGTTTTACTATAATAACCTGGGGAAGATCGCCCTGAAAGCAGTACCTACCACAGATCATTATATTCCCATGCTGTATGCCATTGCAATGGCAGATAAGCATGAGAAGATTCAATACACTTATGAAGAAGTATTTTCAGCATTTAGTATGCGATGCTTCAGGGTGGGATGA
- a CDS encoding TerC family protein, with product MESLFTVDSLISLLTLSVLEIVLGIDNIVFISILAGKLPEVQQKKARRLGLTLAMFIRIGLLMSISWIMSLTNPLFNPGNWIGIQNPKWLEMAEISGRDLILLIGGLFLIYKSTSEIHEKLEGNEHATATPKVASFSQTIIQILLLDIVFSLDSVITAVGMADHIEIMIAAVIIAVGIMLLASEGISKFVNKHPTVKMLALSFLLLIGVSLLAEAFDQHIPKGYIYFAMAFSVFIELLNLKMRAKSAHPVKLKQTKL from the coding sequence ATGGAAAGTCTATTTACAGTTGATTCTCTTATCAGCCTGTTAACCCTGAGCGTACTTGAAATTGTTTTGGGTATTGACAACATTGTATTTATTTCTATCCTTGCCGGCAAGCTGCCGGAAGTACAACAAAAAAAGGCCCGGAGGCTGGGTTTGACCCTGGCCATGTTTATCCGGATTGGCCTATTGATGTCTATCAGCTGGATCATGTCACTGACTAACCCGCTCTTCAACCCGGGTAACTGGATCGGCATTCAGAATCCTAAATGGCTGGAAATGGCGGAGATCTCTGGTAGGGATCTCATCCTGCTCATTGGTGGTCTCTTTTTGATTTACAAAAGCACCTCCGAAATTCATGAAAAACTCGAAGGCAATGAGCATGCCACTGCCACACCTAAAGTAGCCAGCTTTTCACAGACGATCATCCAGATCTTACTACTGGATATTGTCTTCTCCCTGGATTCTGTGATCACCGCTGTGGGCATGGCCGATCATATTGAAATTATGATCGCGGCCGTGATCATTGCAGTCGGTATTATGCTGCTGGCATCAGAAGGGATCAGTAAATTTGTGAACAAACATCCCACTGTGAAAATGCTGGCGCTGTCCTTCCTGTTGCTAATCGGAGTGTCATTACTGGCAGAAGCATTTGATCAGCACATTCCAAAGGGGTATATTTACTTTGCGATGGCGTTCTCCGTATTTATCGAGTTATTAAATCTGAAAATGCGTGCAAAGAGCGCTCATCCTGTAAAGCTCAAACAGACGAAATTATAA
- a CDS encoding HAD family hydrolase, whose translation MSIKVIAFDADDTLWVNEPYFRETENEFCQLMEAYLPQHTVARELLHTEIKNLTLYGYGIKGFMLSMIETALTVSNNTIDITAVDKIITYGKALLARPIVVLDGVEEVLQSLKVDYRLVVATKGDLLDQERKLKNSGLDHYFHHVEVMSEKQPKDYKKLLKHLDIQPEQFLMIGNSLKSDVLPVLDLGGHAIHIPFHTTWAHEHIDVHIDSPNFRQVEQILDILPMFISPPSEIS comes from the coding sequence ATGAGTATAAAAGTAATCGCATTCGATGCAGACGATACTCTCTGGGTCAATGAACCCTATTTCCGTGAAACAGAGAACGAGTTCTGCCAACTAATGGAAGCCTACCTGCCCCAGCACACTGTAGCCAGGGAGCTGTTGCACACAGAAATCAAAAATCTCACCCTTTATGGGTATGGTATCAAAGGATTCATGCTTTCCATGATTGAGACAGCTCTTACTGTAAGCAATAATACCATCGACATCACTGCTGTTGACAAGATCATCACCTATGGCAAGGCATTATTGGCACGCCCTATCGTAGTACTGGATGGTGTGGAAGAAGTATTGCAATCACTAAAGGTTGATTATCGGCTGGTAGTAGCTACCAAGGGAGACCTGCTGGACCAGGAACGGAAACTGAAAAACTCCGGCCTGGATCATTACTTCCACCATGTAGAAGTAATGTCCGAAAAGCAACCGAAGGACTATAAGAAGTTATTGAAACACCTGGACATCCAGCCGGAACAATTCCTGATGATAGGCAATAGTCTGAAGTCGGATGTACTGCCGGTACTGGATTTAGGTGGTCATGCTATCCATATTCCTTTTCACACTACCTGGGCGCATGAACATATAGATGTGCATATAGACAGCCCTAACTTCAGGCAGGTGGAACAGATACTGGATATATTGCCAATGTTTATTTCACCGCCCAGCGAAATTTCCTGA